AAAAAGCCATCAAATGTTCAGTTGATTGTAAAGCAAGGAAGCCATCTTTCGTCGCTTTTACATCCCTGCCGCAAAAGTGATTAGGGATGATCATCAAGACTCTTAGTGGGTAAGTATCATCGCGCTCGTTGACGACGACGGTGCGTCGAAAATGGGCCGTTTCTTGGCGCTGAAACTAGCTTAATTAGGCCATGTTTGGAACACCTGCTTCACTTGAACCTTTTTCACCTGCTTCACTCAGCTAATTACGGAAAATTAGGTAAAAACCGATACAAACAAACAGGGTTAGGCCAGACATCACGTACGGGGCCGCGCATGAGCTTGATCTTTGCCAAGTCGGCATGCATACATCGAATTACAGCGTTCCAAATGGGTCCTTGATCTACTAATTAATTAGTCATCGAGGCAATGAAGCGTGTGGCCATGGCCAGGTGCTGAGACGGGGACACGAACCAAACAGCATCGCACGTCACCGTATCCCACATGCACTGCACCGCAGTTAGATGTTCCTTTTCCTTCACCTCGCCCTGTTAAAGGAAAGAGGAAAGGAAATCACGGCGCCCACCCAACACCCACCACAGAGCACGTATCCTATTCCCGGCTAGCTAGCGAGCGAGCTATATATACGGCCGATGAGACACACTTCTCCGTGGCATCAGAGAGCGCCGGACACGCACTGACCGACATGGTGTCTCACTCTCACCTCGAGATGGGCGGCGCGGCGGGGATCAAGCTCTTCGGCAAGGTCATCACGCGGCAGCCGACACGCACGGGCGCAGACGGCGGCGTGGTGGCGTCCAAGACGCAGCAGGCGGCGCccgtgtcgtcgtcgtcgtcgtcttcggggCGCGGGAGCGCCGAGCAGCTCGAGGAGGCCGCGagggcgcgcgcggcggcggcggaggcgcggctgCCGTGCCCGCGGTGCCGGAGCGAGGACACCAAGTTCTGCTACTTCAACAACTACAACGTCAACCAGCCGCGGCACTTCTGCCGGGCCTGCCACCGCTACTGGACGGCCGGCGGCGCCATCCGCAACGTGCCCGTCGGCTCCGGCCGCCGCAAGAACCGCCCGGTGCTTCATGGTGCGTCCACGGTCATGAGTGTTGCCGACCACCACTTGGCGGGACCGGCGTCTCCGGGGATGCCGAATGAGCTTGGCTTCCACCCCGATCATGGATGGTCTCAGGCCGTCCCGCCGCCGGCTTACCTCGGCCACGGAGAGATGGAGCAGTGCTGGTGGCTCGTTCATCAGTACCCAGCCCAAGGTcaggtcaacggggacgtccaaCTAAGCCCTTCGTCTCTGCGGATCAACCAATACTCATGAATAAAATTTATATTTGTTGCCGCATGTCCAACAATGTAAAAAGTTGCAAATTCAGGCTTCCCAGCTCCTGTCGATTGAAACTTCGGGTTTGCTATTTCTCAATCGATCGAGGAATAGATATAGCTCAATGGATGCTATAGTGGTCGGATTGTACGCAGAGATTCGTTTTTTTTTTGAACTGGCTCAGAGTtaagctaattttttttaaataatacattttttaattaAATTACACAAATATTACGCCGaaaaaatatttttcataaataatacaccg
This DNA window, taken from Triticum aestivum cultivar Chinese Spring chromosome 1D, IWGSC CS RefSeq v2.1, whole genome shotgun sequence, encodes the following:
- the LOC123172802 gene encoding dof zinc finger protein 5, translating into MVSHSHLEMGGAAGIKLFGKVITRQPTRTGADGGVVASKTQQAAPVSSSSSSSGRGSAEQLEEAARARAAAAEARLPCPRCRSEDTKFCYFNNYNVNQPRHFCRACHRYWTAGGAIRNVPVGSGRRKNRPVLHGASTVMSVADHHLAGPASPGMPNELGFHPDHGWSQAVPPPAYLGHGEMEQCWWLVHQYPAQGQVNGDVQLSPSSLRINQYS